In Kogia breviceps isolate mKogBre1 chromosome 19, mKogBre1 haplotype 1, whole genome shotgun sequence, a single genomic region encodes these proteins:
- the LOC131746964 gene encoding ADP-ribosylation factor 2, which translates to MGNVFEKLFKSLFGKKEMRILMVGLDAAGKTTILYKLKLGEIVTTIPTIGFNVETVEYKNISFTVWDVGGQDKIRPLWRHYFQNTQGLIFVVDSNDRERVNEAREELTRMLAEDELRDAVLLVFVNKQDLPNAMNAAEITDKLGLHSLRQRNWYIQATCATSGDGLYEGLDWLSNQLKTQK; encoded by the exons ATGGGGAATgtttttgaaaaactgtttaaaagTCTATTTGGGAAAAAAGAGATGCGGATTCTAATGGTGGGTTTGGATGCCGCTGGAAAAACCACCATCTTGTATAAATTGAAGCTGGGAGAGATTGTGACTACCATCCCTACGATAG GTTTCAATGTGGAGACGGTAGAATATAAAAACATCAGCTTCACAGTCTGGGATGTTGGTGGCCAGGACAAAATCAGACCTTTGTGGCGACATTATTTCCAGAACACACAAG GTCTGATTTTTGTGGTCGACAGTAACGACAGAGAGCGGGTCAATGAAGCCCGAGAAGAACTAACCAGAATGTTAGCCGAAGATGAGCTCAGAGATGCAGTTTTATTGGTGTTTGTAAATAAACAG GATCTTCCCAACGCTATGAACGCAGCAGAGATAACGGACAAGCTTGGCTTACATTCCCTCCGCCAGAGAAACTGGTACATTCAGGCTACCTGTGCCACCAGTGGAGATGGGCTTTACGAAGGCCTGGACTGGCTCTCCAACCAGCTCAAAACCCAGAAGTGA